One Candidatus Poribacteria bacterium genomic window, CGCCAATATCATCATACGTCAAGACGACCTTTTCAGCGGATTTACCGGTGACAGTGACATGAATCGGTAGGCTCTTACCGCGGAGGATACGCGCATTTCCCGGCTCAACAGCGAGTCTGGTCGTCAAAATCGGATCCGTTTTCTCCCAAGGGACCAATACACGGAGCAGGCTCGTATGGATTTCTGTCGGGAACAACAATGAAAGGACCACACAACCGACAACAACCAAAGCCGCTATGCCGACATGCTTACGGGTTCGACTGTGATCAATCGTTGCCTTGAAATTGATGCCTTTCACGCGATCAAGGGTATCCTCAAGCAAGCGTTGAAGCATGTGTGCCTCAATCGGATCTGCCGATTCTCGGTTTCCGAATTGGATGGCACTCACGAGCCTATCTTCAAGGTCGGGATGATTGCGTTCAACATTGAGGGCGACATCTCGGAGCGTGAGCGATGCTCGGAGCGGTTGAACGAGATACCTATACAACAGGTAACCGATAACACCCACACCGACCCCTAATAAAGCGATGCGTAAAGCACTGGGGAGCGGCATCAGCCAATCAACGATGGCTTCCCCCACAAGTATAGCAATAACACCCGTCAAGACAATAGCAAACCCTGTCCAGAAGAGACTCCGTTTCCAGACCCGCCGTGCGCTTGAAATTCTCGCTTGTAATTCCGCGTAATCTTCTCTTGTATTCATCATTTTCCTCCACCGACATTATCCACGATTCATAAGATTCTACCGATTATCTGTCATCCACATATCTCTAAGAAGAACCAACCTGAAATAAAGTATCAACACCGATTCTTAATAGCCAAATGATTATTGCCGTGAGACATGCCTTTGTTTTACTGACTTCCGCGAGTGTAGAAACCGCCACAGTTAAAACAAAGATACTCCATATACCGTTGTGTAGAACCTATCAAAACCTATAGATCTTTGCGTTTGTGTCGACTTCCTGCTTCTTCGTTTCGTGCCGCTCAACGAGGTCTTACCGAAACTCCACAGGCGTTTCGCGTCTCAGACAGAACACAGGTTGATTGTTGCGTTAAGGTCTCTATCGCAGTCCAGGTCCACATTCGGAGCAATGATAGGTTCTCTCAGAGAGTGCCAAATCTGCCTTCTTGTGTCCGCAGTTGCTGCAGGTCTTACTTGAGGCAAAGAATTGCGGTGCCTCGGTTATCGGTATACCACGCCTATCTGCTTTGTATTTGAGTTTTGTCAGAAAACCGCCAAGTGCTGAGTCGGATAATGCTTTGGCAAGTTTCCGATTCTTGAGCATGTTGGTAATCTTCAGCGTCTCAATCCCGATAGCACTTGCTTTGCGTACAATCCGTATTGTTGCTTGGTGGTGAGCGTCTTCACGGATATTACCGATCCGTGTGTGGACAGAAGTGAGTATACGCTTTGCCTTATGCCAGTTCTGACTACCTTTCTGCCTGCGCGAAAGTCTACGATTGGCACGTGCTAACTTGCGTTCATATCGCTTCAGCGGGCAATGCGATATTGATAAAAAATATTACTGGATTCACCAAGATCGTATGCCACTAAGCCGCGAAGATATGTTTAAATGTGAGTGCCGCATTCACCTTGAAAACTCGCGATACCACGGTGAGTCCAATACTGAACACAACAGCACAGAGAATCCCAAGAATAATCCCACCTACCGCCACAAACACCATAGATGCTGCTTTGGTAGATCCAAACAACTTAATATCCGCTAAACTACCCGCATATTGTGGATTAATGAACTTCTGCGTAAACGGGAAAACTATCCATGCCAATACCACGACAAGAAAGCAGAAGACACCGAATGCAACTCCCCATTTTGGCTTAGATTTCAGCCGCGTAAATGTGGCTTTCGGGTTCGCAATGAGATCAATGAGATTTTGCCAGCTTTCTTTCATAATTCCGATGCTCAGGTGGCAAATACGACCTCAGGCAGAATACTAATTACCCACAGAATTACTGCAGCGACACGGGCTTTGTTTTTTTCCATATCGGCAAGTACAGCGATTGCTATTGCCATCACTGCAATTAGCCACAAACTCAATGGATTGATATGACTGAGAAACATCATTATTTTAGGGCTTGCATCACTTCCCAACAAGAGATGCAGCCCCGGAATCATTTTGAAGTCCGCGCCGTTTTTGACATCTCCTACATCTCTAAAAACAAGCAAAAGCGCGGTGTTGACGAGTTGTATGAGGCAACTGATCAGCGAGACGTGAAGAACAGCGGCATAGATATGCCGAAATCTTAACATCTCATTTTTTAAAAGAAACCGCGCCCCTAATTTGAGGACGGCACTGCTAATGATAAACCCCAGAATCGCAAAAACCGGCCCAAGCAAGATGATCAGGACTCCCATTACCCGAGCCATCGTTTGAAGTTGTTCGGTAGGTCCGTCACTCTGTGCCATACCTTTAGACATCAATTGTTGCGTGTAAGGCGAGACAGCCCATAATAGGAGCACAGAAAACAGGTAGAAGAAAATAAAGACTACTCCCCACCTCGGCTGTGATTTGAGACGCGAAAACGCGGCACTCGGTTCAGCAATGAGGTCCCCTATATTTTGCAAACTCTCCTTCATGGT contains:
- a CDS encoding transposase, with translation MSHCPLKRYERKLARANRRLSRRQKGSQNWHKAKRILTSVHTRIGNIREDAHHQATIRIVRKASAIGIETLKITNMLKNRKLAKALSDSALGGFLTKLKYKADRRGIPITEAPQFFASSKTCSNCGHKKADLALSERTYHCSECGPGLR
- a CDS encoding YIP1 family protein — its product is MKESLQNIGDLIAEPSAAFSRLKSQPRWGVVFIFFYLFSVLLLWAVSPYTQQLMSKGMAQSDGPTEQLQTMARVMGVLIILLGPVFAILGFIISSAVLKLGARFLLKNEMLRFRHIYAAVLHVSLISCLIQLVNTALLLVFRDVGDVKNGADFKMIPGLHLLLGSDASPKIMMFLSHINPLSLWLIAVMAIAIAVLADMEKNKARVAAVILWVISILPEVVFAT
- a CDS encoding YIP1 family protein, with amino-acid sequence MKESWQNLIDLIANPKATFTRLKSKPKWGVAFGVFCFLVVVLAWIVFPFTQKFINPQYAGSLADIKLFGSTKAASMVFVAVGGIILGILCAVVFSIGLTVVSRVFKVNAALTFKHIFAA